One stretch of Planococcus sp. PAMC 21323 DNA includes these proteins:
- the mreC gene encoding rod shape-determining protein MreC, with protein sequence MPKLLTNKRLILLLLGVILLVALISFSLRDRGNVSLPEQIIKDAVGAGQSVFSRPAHFVTGIFDNVDSLLNTFEENQHLKTRLEEFAGVQAEVKDLRSENEELNKIVGKEEDLRDFNPIQATVIARNPDQWEEKLILNSGSNQGVKPNMAVMTASGLIGKVTLTTPTTSTVELISTLNPNYRVSAMVVGGAKDVFGLIEGYDAERHELLLKRIDANIELKKGDQVISSGLGGIFPKGILIGTITEVTIDEFGLTKLAYVKPAADFSLLNHVIIADRLMPEVDGEDNGVTGDDES encoded by the coding sequence ATGCCAAAGCTTTTAACAAACAAGCGGCTAATTCTGCTGCTGTTGGGTGTCATCCTGCTCGTTGCACTGATTTCTTTTTCGCTCCGTGATCGCGGCAATGTGTCGCTTCCGGAACAAATCATAAAAGATGCTGTTGGAGCCGGGCAGTCGGTATTTTCACGACCTGCTCATTTTGTTACTGGAATTTTCGATAATGTCGATTCGTTATTGAATACATTTGAAGAAAACCAGCATCTGAAAACGCGCTTAGAAGAATTTGCGGGTGTGCAGGCTGAAGTAAAGGACTTGCGTTCTGAAAATGAAGAACTGAACAAAATTGTTGGTAAAGAAGAAGATTTACGAGACTTTAACCCGATTCAAGCAACGGTCATTGCACGGAACCCGGATCAATGGGAAGAAAAATTGATCTTAAATAGTGGATCCAACCAAGGCGTTAAACCCAATATGGCTGTTATGACGGCAAGTGGCTTGATCGGTAAGGTGACATTAACAACGCCTACTACTTCGACAGTTGAATTGATTTCGACGCTCAACCCGAACTACCGCGTATCAGCGATGGTTGTGGGTGGAGCGAAAGATGTTTTTGGACTTATTGAAGGCTACGATGCCGAGCGACACGAATTATTATTAAAGCGTATTGATGCGAATATTGAGTTAAAAAAAGGGGACCAAGTGATATCAAGTGGTCTCGGTGGAATTTTTCCAAAAGGTATTTTAATTGGAACGATTACTGAAGTAACAATTGATGAGTTTGGTTTAACAAAGCTTGCTTATGTGAAACCAGCAGCTGACTTTTCTCTTTTAAACCACGTCATTATTGCAGATCGACTAATGCCGGAAGTGGACGGTGAAGACAATGGCGTGACAGGAGACGATGAATCATGA
- the radC gene encoding RadC family protein, which produces MRNETPLMIRDVHITDRPRERLKNQGAAALSNQELIAILLRTGSRQESVLHLANRVLTHFEQIQELKNATIEEMVAINGIGQAKAVQLLAAVELGRRLSSKQTDTKFTIRSPKDAASYLMTEMTSLKQEHFVVLFLNIKNQVMHRQTIFVGSLNASIVHPREIFREAVRRSSASIVCAHNHPSGNPAPSPEDIEVTKRLVEAGSIIGIELLDHVIIGDHQFISLKEKGFM; this is translated from the coding sequence ATGCGAAATGAAACACCATTAATGATTCGAGATGTACATATTACAGACCGTCCGCGTGAACGCTTGAAGAATCAAGGTGCTGCAGCGTTGTCGAACCAAGAGCTGATAGCGATTTTATTGCGCACGGGCAGTCGCCAAGAATCCGTATTACATTTGGCAAATCGCGTACTCACTCATTTTGAGCAAATTCAGGAATTAAAAAACGCCACGATTGAAGAGATGGTGGCGATCAATGGCATCGGACAAGCAAAAGCAGTGCAACTGCTCGCGGCAGTTGAACTTGGCCGGCGCTTGTCTTCAAAACAAACCGATACGAAATTTACCATTCGTTCTCCGAAAGACGCCGCTTCTTATTTAATGACAGAAATGACTTCGCTCAAGCAAGAACATTTTGTTGTCTTGTTCCTCAATATTAAAAATCAAGTAATGCATAGACAAACCATTTTTGTTGGCAGCTTGAATGCTTCTATCGTTCATCCTCGAGAAATTTTCCGTGAAGCGGTGCGTCGTTCTTCGGCTTCAATCGTTTGCGCGCACAATCACCCATCTGGTAATCCTGCACCATCTCCAGAAGACATCGAAGTCACCAAACGACTAGTAGAAGCAGGAAGTATCATTGGCATTGAACTACTAGATCACGTCATTATCGGAGACCACCAATTCATTTCATTGAAAGAAAAGGGGTTCATGTAG
- a CDS encoding type II secretion system F family protein: MARYKYEGRDRTKIRSGVVVASGRKEAVSKLRDDGIRVIDIREMPATALQKDISIGNPVKRDQFIMFLRQFSTLMRAGVTIVDSIHILSQQVESKALQKALSEIADDLRKGNALSNSLAKYPKIFEPLTINLVKAGELAGNIDESLDSLATHYDKAYQTRQKVISAMSYPVVVGFLAIGVVIFLLSSIVPMFADMFSGFGGELPLITQFVMGASDFVQGYWYLLLFAGISFVAVIWLMRKSPRGNMILDTLLLKMPIFGKIMQKSALARLTRTLSSLFSSSVPILQCLTMTEKVVDNAVMSKVILAARDSLERGGSLTEPMRKHWAFPPLIPHMISIGEQTGSLDHMLSKVAEFYEKEVEAETDRLKALIEPLMIVVLAALVGTIVLAIMMPMFEMFQNVDKL; encoded by the coding sequence ATGGCTCGTTATAAATACGAAGGACGAGATCGCACGAAGATTAGATCGGGTGTTGTGGTTGCAAGTGGACGCAAAGAAGCTGTAAGTAAACTCCGCGATGATGGAATTCGTGTGATCGACATACGCGAAATGCCCGCTACGGCGTTACAAAAAGATATTTCAATAGGTAATCCGGTTAAACGAGATCAATTTATTATGTTTTTACGACAATTTTCAACTTTAATGCGTGCAGGAGTAACAATTGTTGATTCAATTCATATTTTATCTCAACAAGTAGAGTCCAAGGCTCTTCAAAAAGCATTGTCGGAAATAGCAGATGACTTACGAAAAGGGAATGCCTTATCCAATTCATTAGCAAAATACCCAAAAATATTTGAACCTTTAACAATAAACTTAGTTAAAGCAGGAGAATTAGCGGGGAATATTGATGAGTCTCTAGATAGTTTAGCGACTCATTACGATAAAGCTTATCAAACCAGGCAAAAAGTTATTTCTGCGATGTCTTATCCCGTAGTGGTTGGATTTCTGGCAATTGGTGTAGTAATTTTCTTGTTATCCTCTATTGTTCCAATGTTTGCGGATATGTTTTCAGGATTTGGTGGAGAGTTGCCGTTAATCACACAATTCGTAATGGGTGCTTCAGATTTTGTTCAAGGGTATTGGTATTTATTGTTGTTTGCAGGAATTTCATTTGTAGCGGTTATATGGTTGATGAGAAAAAGTCCTCGAGGTAATATGATATTGGATACGTTATTGTTGAAAATGCCGATTTTTGGTAAAATCATGCAAAAATCTGCACTTGCTCGATTAACACGAACATTAAGTTCATTGTTCTCAAGTTCAGTCCCAATTTTACAATGTTTAACGATGACAGAAAAAGTTGTTGACAATGCCGTAATGTCCAAAGTTATTTTAGCAGCGCGTGATTCTCTTGAACGGGGCGGTTCTTTAACAGAGCCGATGCGTAAGCACTGGGCATTTCCCCCCCTTATTCCACATATGATTTCAATCGGAGAACAAACCGGTTCATTAGATCACATGTTAAGTAAAGTGGCGGAATTTTACGAAAAAGAAGTTGAGGCTGAAACTGATCGATTAAAAGCATTAATCGAGCCGTTAATGATTGTTGTACTAGCTGCATTGGTTGGGACTATAGTACTTGCAATTATGATGCCAATGTTTGAAATGTTCCAGAATGTAGATAAATTATAG
- the mreD gene encoding rod shape-determining protein MreD, with product MIRFLIPLICLVLFFMEPVFGLFSPIYIGGEWNYIVPRFLIMFLIFLTLYYDLKHAMFYGLFFGLLYDVFYIDIIGLYSFLYPAICLVAAAAFKKIPRNLLTATLLTLVLLALFEFLLYQFFLLISLTGMPLGTFITTRLWPTMIANSIFLVMLGWIFKSVMVTQLSERDNKVGLY from the coding sequence ATGATTCGTTTTCTTATTCCGTTGATCTGCCTCGTCCTGTTTTTCATGGAACCGGTTTTTGGTCTTTTCTCACCAATATATATTGGCGGCGAATGGAATTATATTGTGCCGCGTTTTCTCATTATGTTCTTGATTTTTTTAACGCTTTATTATGATTTAAAGCATGCCATGTTTTATGGATTATTTTTCGGGCTCTTGTATGATGTCTTTTACATTGATATTATTGGATTATATTCTTTTTTGTACCCGGCCATATGTCTAGTTGCAGCAGCTGCATTCAAAAAGATTCCTCGGAATTTATTGACAGCGACCCTGCTGACGCTCGTGTTATTGGCATTGTTCGAGTTTTTGCTGTACCAATTCTTCCTGCTTATTTCATTGACGGGGATGCCGCTTGGCACGTTTATCACGACAAGATTATGGCCAACGATGATCGCCAATTCAATTTTCTTGGTGATGCTCGGCTGGATTTTTAAGTCGGTAATGGTCACGCAATTATCAGAGCGTGACAACAAGGTAGGTTTATATTAA
- a CDS encoding rod shape-determining protein gives MFGFSSKDVGIDLGTANTLVYIKGKGIVLREPSVVIKNKATGEIVAVGSKAKNMMGRTASSIVAVRPMRDGVIADYDTTLTMIKHNLAEAFRAVGSKWKTGTVMICVPFGITSVEQRAVLNAARAAGAREAFTIEEPFAAAIGANLPVWEPVGSMVVDIGGGTTEVAIISLGGIVSSESIRVAGDALDTEIIHYIRKAYQVLIGERTAEALKFGIGSAAIMEASEKDVTMEIRGRDLVTGFPKTLQITAGEIAEALQEPVAEILTGIKAALEKTPPELSADIIGNGIVLTGGGALLKNLDRVISQETSMPVSIAENPLDCVALGTGMALENMDKFRRQLSIK, from the coding sequence TTGTTTGGATTTAGTTCAAAAGATGTTGGAATTGACTTAGGCACAGCAAATACATTGGTGTATATTAAAGGCAAGGGAATTGTTCTTCGTGAACCTTCTGTTGTGATTAAAAATAAAGCGACTGGCGAAATTGTAGCGGTCGGCAGCAAAGCTAAAAATATGATGGGGCGTACAGCCAGTTCGATCGTCGCAGTACGGCCAATGCGTGACGGTGTTATCGCGGATTACGACACGACCTTAACAATGATCAAACACAATCTTGCTGAGGCGTTTCGAGCTGTCGGTAGTAAATGGAAAACAGGAACAGTTATGATTTGTGTACCTTTTGGCATTACTTCGGTTGAGCAACGTGCAGTTTTAAATGCTGCTCGGGCAGCTGGAGCGCGCGAAGCTTTTACCATTGAAGAGCCTTTTGCAGCAGCGATTGGTGCAAATTTGCCAGTATGGGAACCTGTTGGCAGTATGGTCGTCGATATTGGGGGCGGAACGACAGAAGTCGCCATTATTTCACTCGGCGGAATTGTTTCGAGTGAATCGATTCGTGTTGCAGGAGATGCGTTGGATACTGAAATTATCCATTATATTCGTAAAGCCTATCAAGTATTAATCGGGGAAAGAACGGCTGAAGCACTCAAATTCGGCATTGGATCTGCAGCTATTATGGAAGCTTCTGAAAAAGATGTCACAATGGAGATTCGCGGTCGTGACTTAGTCACTGGATTTCCGAAAACGCTGCAAATCACGGCTGGTGAAATTGCAGAAGCGTTACAAGAACCGGTTGCTGAGATTTTGACGGGTATTAAAGCAGCACTAGAAAAAACACCGCCTGAATTGAGTGCAGACATTATCGGAAATGGTATTGTGTTGACCGGTGGAGGCGCCTTACTTAAAAATCTTGACCGTGTGATTTCACAAGAAACTTCAATGCCAGTATCTATTGCTGAAAATCCATTAGACTGTGTCGCACTGGGCACAGGCATGGCGCTTGAGAATATGGACAAATTCCGACGCCAGTTATCAATTAAATAA
- a CDS encoding Maf family protein: MKFISHFPIILASQSPRRQELLGMLGVDFDVVPSKKDEPNPQQFQTALGYVLACAAQKAQEVAANNTDVVVIGSDTIVVLDEEILLKPKSKEQAKSYLQKLSGRTHHVITAVTVVQGDSELSFHETVQVTFYELPEAWINAYIHTEDPYDKAGAYGIQTVSGLFVKEIKGDYNAVVGLPVAALTQKLNAAGFISLEGSGV, from the coding sequence ATGAAGTTCATATCCCATTTTCCCATCATTCTCGCTTCGCAATCGCCACGCCGCCAAGAACTGCTTGGCATGCTTGGTGTTGATTTTGATGTCGTTCCGAGCAAGAAAGATGAACCCAATCCGCAGCAATTTCAAACTGCACTTGGTTATGTATTGGCTTGCGCTGCCCAAAAAGCACAGGAAGTAGCAGCGAACAACACGGACGTCGTTGTCATCGGTTCCGATACAATTGTTGTATTAGATGAAGAGATTTTATTAAAGCCCAAAAGTAAAGAACAGGCTAAAAGCTATTTACAGAAATTATCTGGTCGGACGCATCACGTCATTACGGCAGTAACGGTTGTTCAGGGAGATAGCGAGTTGTCATTTCATGAAACGGTTCAAGTGACATTTTATGAATTGCCAGAAGCGTGGATAAATGCATATATCCATACAGAAGATCCGTACGATAAAGCAGGTGCTTATGGTATTCAAACAGTCTCTGGATTATTTGTTAAAGAAATAAAAGGAGATTACAACGCTGTCGTCGGGTTGCCGGTTGCTGCGTTAACACAAAAGCTAAATGCTGCAGGATTTATTTCGTTAGAAGGGAGCGGTGTCTGA
- a CDS encoding type IV pilus twitching motility protein PilT: MTTSTTFIDRVLTEAKERGVSDIHMTTGITPIFRINGKLVQFGDEKLMPADTMAIAKALMPESLWDAFMDKGEMDYTYSIPGVARYRVNSFHQRGSISHAFRTIASNIPTIDDLQMPDTLKKLADTHQGLILVTGPTGSGKSTTLAAMIRYMNEHMNKHIITLEDPIEYMHSHGTSVIDQREVGFDTKSFANGLRAALRQDPDVILVGEMRDLETITTAITAAETGHLVMGTLHTSSASSTIERIIDVFPHEQHAQIRTQLGGIIKAVVSQRLLPTADGKGRVAATEIMISNSAIANLIRSEKVHQIPNVILTNRALGMHMMETSVQELLKKGKITREVAQPYLIGVD; encoded by the coding sequence ATGACGACTTCAACTACATTTATCGATCGTGTATTAACTGAAGCAAAAGAACGAGGCGTTTCTGATATTCATATGACCACCGGTATTACGCCAATTTTCCGAATCAATGGGAAGTTGGTTCAATTTGGTGATGAAAAACTGATGCCAGCAGACACGATGGCTATCGCAAAAGCGTTAATGCCTGAATCTTTATGGGATGCATTTATGGATAAAGGCGAAATGGATTATACGTACTCAATTCCAGGTGTTGCTCGTTACCGTGTCAATTCGTTTCACCAGCGAGGTTCAATTTCCCATGCTTTTCGGACGATTGCCTCGAATATCCCGACGATAGATGACCTTCAAATGCCTGACACATTAAAAAAGCTTGCCGACACACATCAAGGACTTATTCTCGTTACCGGGCCTACAGGATCAGGTAAATCTACAACTTTAGCTGCAATGATTCGCTATATGAACGAGCATATGAACAAACATATTATTACCCTTGAAGATCCAATTGAGTATATGCATAGTCATGGAACTTCAGTCATAGACCAACGAGAAGTAGGCTTTGACACAAAGTCGTTCGCTAATGGTTTACGCGCAGCACTTCGTCAAGATCCGGATGTCATTTTAGTTGGAGAAATGCGCGATTTAGAAACAATCACCACTGCAATTACCGCAGCTGAAACCGGACATTTAGTGATGGGAACGTTGCATACGTCGAGTGCTTCATCAACGATCGAACGAATTATTGATGTTTTCCCGCACGAACAACATGCACAAATCCGAACACAACTAGGGGGTATCATTAAAGCGGTTGTTTCACAAAGGTTATTGCCTACAGCTGATGGCAAGGGTCGTGTTGCAGCTACAGAGATTATGATTTCCAACTCGGCTATTGCCAACTTAATCCGTTCGGAAAAGGTTCACCAAATCCCAAACGTCATTTTGACAAACCGAGCGTTAGGAATGCACATGATGGAAACATCGGTACAAGAGCTATTGAAAAAAGGGAAAATCACACGTGAAGTCGCACAACCTTATTTAATAGGAGTGGATTGA
- a CDS encoding prepilin-type N-terminal cleavage/methylation domain-containing protein, translated as MKKYLQQKLNNEKGMTLIELLAVIVIIAIIAAIAIPAIGSIIENSRNGAVKADFQQALASANLYVTETGTVPPASSTNHLTDLAPYIEDKGSLKEVIITRDAASKELKITGKAELNNGTKYEIKTAISNSGLGKIENKNFTGVDIK; from the coding sequence ATGAAGAAATATTTACAACAGAAATTAAATAACGAAAAAGGTATGACATTGATTGAGCTTTTAGCAGTAATTGTAATTATTGCGATTATTGCAGCTATTGCGATTCCAGCTATAGGCAGTATTATTGAAAATAGTAGAAATGGCGCTGTTAAAGCTGATTTCCAACAAGCACTTGCATCTGCTAATTTATACGTAACTGAAACTGGAACTGTACCACCAGCAAGTTCTACAAATCACCTTACTGATCTTGCACCTTATATTGAAGATAAAGGTTCTTTAAAAGAAGTGATAATAACTCGTGATGCTGCTTCAAAAGAATTAAAAATTACTGGTAAAGCGGAACTTAACAATGGTACCAAATATGAAATTAAAACTGCTATTTCTAATTCTGGTTTAGGCAAAATTGAAAATAAAAACTTTACAGGTGTAGATATTAAATAA
- a CDS encoding GspE/PulE family protein: MAVVRKRLGDILVEQRLLTEAELQETLNSKPNDQKLGDALLQRGIITERQLIDTLEVQLGIPYVSLYRYPFDPKLFNVVPKDFAKRKLLVPLKTVGDRLFIAMNDPTDFITIDDLRLTTGFYIEPAIASKEDIVKTIAKYYDEESYDELLEDLPKTAEEQQSDLDDSDAPIVRLVNQLLSNAVSQKASDIHLDPQENRVLVRYRIDGTLRTERTLPKSMQQMITARIKILSNLDITENRIPQDGRIKTTVDFRAIDLRVSSLPTVYGEKIVMRILDLSQNLTDISKLGFSELNMQRFMREIAKPNGIVLISGPTGSGKSSTLYAALNKLNSEEVNVITVEDPVEYQLEGINQIQVNTNVGLTFAAGLRSILRQDPDIVMVGEIRDKETADISIRASLTGHLVLSTIHTNDSIASITRLMDMGIEPFLVTASLNAVVAQRLIRRVCRDCKELHPVTVREKEIAAKRGITLDTIARGKGCPACNMTGYKGRMAIHEVLVVDENIKDVINRGGSAAEIREIAIKNKTIFLIDDGLLKVKEGMTTTEEVLRVAMTD; encoded by the coding sequence TTGGCGGTTGTCCGAAAAAGATTAGGTGATATTTTAGTTGAGCAGCGGTTATTGACAGAAGCGGAATTGCAGGAAACGCTGAATAGCAAGCCGAATGATCAAAAGCTCGGCGATGCGTTACTGCAACGTGGTATTATCACCGAACGACAGTTGATTGATACCTTAGAAGTTCAGCTAGGCATTCCATACGTTTCTCTCTATCGCTATCCATTTGATCCAAAACTGTTTAACGTAGTGCCCAAAGATTTTGCTAAACGGAAACTGTTGGTTCCTCTAAAAACAGTGGGTGACCGATTGTTTATCGCGATGAATGACCCGACAGATTTCATCACTATCGATGATCTTCGGTTAACGACAGGATTTTATATTGAACCTGCGATTGCTTCGAAAGAAGATATTGTCAAAACCATTGCTAAATATTACGACGAAGAATCATACGATGAATTGTTGGAAGACTTGCCGAAAACTGCAGAAGAGCAGCAAAGTGATTTAGATGACTCGGATGCACCAATTGTACGATTGGTTAACCAATTGTTGTCGAATGCTGTATCGCAAAAGGCGAGTGATATTCACTTAGATCCTCAGGAAAACCGTGTTCTTGTCAGATACCGTATTGATGGAACGCTGCGCACCGAACGGACTTTACCAAAAAGTATGCAGCAAATGATTACGGCGCGTATAAAAATCTTATCAAATTTAGATATAACCGAAAATCGTATACCGCAAGATGGTCGGATCAAGACAACAGTAGACTTCCGTGCCATCGATTTGCGTGTATCTTCGTTGCCGACTGTTTATGGTGAAAAAATCGTTATGCGAATTTTGGACTTGAGCCAAAACTTGACCGATATTTCAAAATTGGGCTTTAGTGAGTTGAATATGCAGCGATTTATGCGAGAAATCGCAAAGCCAAACGGCATTGTCTTGATTTCAGGTCCTACAGGATCAGGGAAATCTTCTACACTTTATGCCGCGTTAAATAAATTAAATTCGGAAGAAGTTAATGTGATTACTGTAGAAGACCCAGTGGAGTATCAATTGGAAGGAATCAACCAAATACAAGTGAATACAAATGTTGGACTGACGTTTGCAGCTGGGCTTCGTTCGATTTTGCGGCAAGACCCGGACATTGTCATGGTAGGCGAAATTCGAGACAAAGAAACTGCAGATATTTCGATACGTGCTTCTCTAACCGGACATTTAGTGTTAAGTACGATTCACACAAATGACTCAATCGCATCTATTACACGTTTAATGGATATGGGCATTGAACCATTTCTCGTAACGGCTTCATTAAATGCCGTAGTTGCACAACGATTAATCCGCCGCGTTTGTCGAGATTGTAAAGAATTACATCCGGTAACAGTAAGAGAAAAAGAAATTGCAGCTAAGCGTGGAATTACACTGGATACCATAGCACGCGGGAAAGGTTGTCCGGCATGCAATATGACGGGTTATAAAGGACGTATGGCCATTCACGAAGTATTAGTTGTGGACGAAAATATTAAAGATGTGATCAATCGCGGTGGTTCTGCCGCCGAAATTCGGGAAATCGCGATCAAAAATAAAACCATCTTCCTCATCGACGATGGGTTATTAAAAGTAAAGGAGGGCATGACAACGACAGAAGAAGTACTTCGCGTTGCCATGACAGATTAG
- a CDS encoding fimbrial assembly protein — translation MLVDINLLPQKERDRPAFLIAAIAILLLAVIIWAVFAIVANANEKEQALLAAQTMQVTSEQEAIRAKLEAAQGMNEEQQLKVTVDWAESYQFDTVPLLEELVSILPARGFFDTFSYVGLDEATLSVQFDSSRQAAYYLAQLKASELIKSATLVSVAQQELSLEEGGEFVEEVDQELPRYIATYTILFEDDRLPTDDTAVPVDGETTPEAPVEETVEEPVEEVEVNVDVNTETETPETAPAESGGDEQ, via the coding sequence ATGTTAGTTGATATTAACTTATTGCCGCAAAAAGAGCGGGATCGTCCCGCCTTTCTTATTGCGGCAATTGCGATTTTACTATTGGCTGTCATTATATGGGCAGTGTTTGCTATTGTGGCTAATGCTAATGAAAAAGAACAAGCACTTTTAGCAGCACAAACTATGCAAGTCACCTCTGAACAAGAAGCGATTCGAGCAAAGTTAGAAGCCGCACAAGGCATGAATGAGGAACAACAATTAAAAGTAACGGTTGATTGGGCAGAGAGTTATCAGTTTGATACAGTCCCTCTATTAGAGGAACTTGTTTCGATTTTGCCAGCACGTGGATTTTTCGATACTTTTTCTTATGTAGGGTTAGACGAGGCCACTTTATCAGTTCAGTTTGATTCTTCAAGACAAGCCGCATATTATTTAGCGCAACTGAAAGCTTCAGAACTAATTAAGTCGGCTACACTAGTTAGTGTTGCTCAACAAGAGCTTAGTTTGGAAGAAGGCGGAGAATTTGTGGAAGAAGTTGATCAAGAACTCCCTCGATACATAGCAACTTATACTATTCTATTTGAAGATGACCGACTTCCGACGGATGACACGGCTGTTCCAGTAGACGGTGAAACGACACCAGAAGCTCCAGTTGAAGAAACTGTCGAAGAACCGGTTGAAGAAGTTGAAGTAAATGTTGATGTCAACACTGAAACAGAAACGCCAGAAACCGCTCCCGCAGAATCAGGAGGGGATGAGCAGTGA
- the pilM gene encoding type IV pilus biogenesis protein PilM yields the protein MALSFLSNKARVITITIEEDAIRHVDLQSSWPLELNCAEEILLPTGIIEDGKIVDAEALALVLDKAVNQWGLSKKSVRFLAPDEFVIIRKVPYPENVAVDELKGHFFIEIGSTLYLPFEDPVFDVVPYHLEEEQPEAIIIASRESIVQAYEEAFENVKLKAVVADITPLALYRLAYLQHDFQEDEHVMLIDLQSKKMTVSIFHEHYPMFMRPIDLEIDDPFLSDRTAVMETVEIEAEKLANFYRYNMNAGQYGVTKIVCNGDFYDWQAFQQNLERRFQIPILPVVIDPIPCGDEKDVPRRFNRAIGLALKEV from the coding sequence ATGGCCTTATCGTTTTTATCAAATAAAGCACGCGTCATCACCATTACAATAGAAGAAGACGCGATTCGTCATGTCGACTTGCAATCCTCTTGGCCACTTGAGCTAAACTGTGCGGAAGAAATCCTTCTTCCCACAGGCATTATTGAGGATGGTAAGATTGTCGATGCGGAAGCGCTGGCCTTGGTACTCGATAAGGCTGTCAATCAGTGGGGTCTCTCTAAGAAGTCAGTCCGATTCCTCGCCCCTGACGAATTCGTTATTATCCGCAAAGTACCATACCCCGAAAATGTTGCAGTCGATGAACTAAAAGGTCATTTCTTTATAGAAATTGGATCGACTTTGTATTTGCCATTTGAAGACCCCGTCTTTGATGTGGTGCCGTATCATTTAGAAGAAGAGCAACCAGAAGCGATTATTATCGCGTCAAGAGAATCGATTGTTCAAGCTTATGAAGAAGCATTTGAGAATGTAAAACTAAAAGCAGTTGTGGCTGATATTACGCCACTTGCACTTTATCGCTTAGCGTATTTGCAACATGATTTTCAAGAAGACGAGCACGTAATGCTGATTGATTTGCAGTCAAAGAAAATGACAGTATCGATTTTCCATGAACATTATCCTATGTTTATGCGTCCAATTGATTTGGAAATTGATGATCCGTTTTTATCAGATCGGACAGCGGTTATGGAAACGGTTGAAATCGAAGCTGAAAAACTAGCAAATTTCTATCGGTATAATATGAATGCCGGACAATATGGTGTTACAAAAATTGTGTGTAATGGTGACTTTTATGATTGGCAAGCATTCCAACAAAACCTAGAACGTCGTTTTCAAATACCGATTTTGCCAGTTGTTATCGATCCGATTCCATGTGGCGATGAAAAAGATGTGCCAAGACGCTTTAACCGGGCAATCGGTCTCGCGCTGAAAGAGGTGTAA
- a CDS encoding prepilin peptidase, producing MVLTYSVFIGLFGLVFGSFFNVVGLRVPKKESIAYPPSHCTNCNRRLTALDLVPVFSYLFLKGKCRTCSSSIHWVYPLMEAITAVLFVASYLVFGFTPELIVAILFVSLLVIITVSDIAYMLIPDKVLLPFAVVLLGLRFVIPLDPWWNSLLGAVVGFTILFLIAIVSKGGMGGGDIKLFFVIGLVLGLSGTLMTLFFASFIGAIVGIIQLRVTKKGRKSPIPFGPSIAAAAIIVYFWGDGILSWYMNFLG from the coding sequence ATGGTATTAACTTATTCTGTTTTTATTGGCTTGTTTGGCCTGGTGTTTGGCTCTTTTTTTAATGTAGTCGGACTGCGCGTACCAAAAAAAGAATCAATTGCGTATCCGCCTTCGCATTGCACAAATTGCAATCGTCGTTTAACGGCATTAGATTTGGTTCCAGTTTTTTCTTATTTATTTTTAAAAGGTAAATGTCGCACATGTAGTTCGAGCATTCATTGGGTGTACCCTTTGATGGAAGCAATCACAGCGGTTTTATTTGTTGCTTCATATTTAGTGTTTGGATTTACACCAGAGTTGATTGTGGCGATTTTGTTTGTCTCGCTACTTGTGATCATCACAGTTTCAGATATTGCTTATATGCTAATACCGGATAAAGTATTATTGCCGTTTGCGGTTGTCTTGCTTGGGTTGCGTTTTGTAATTCCGCTTGACCCATGGTGGAATAGTTTGCTGGGTGCGGTCGTTGGATTTACAATATTGTTTTTAATTGCAATTGTCTCTAAAGGCGGTATGGGTGGTGGCGATATTAAATTATTTTTCGTCATAGGCTTAGTTCTTGGTTTAAGCGGGACATTGATGACCTTGTTTTTTGCATCGTTTATTGGCGCGATTGTTGGCATTATTCAATTGCGTGTTACAAAAAAAGGACGCAAATCACCGATTCCGTTCGGTCCGTCTATTGCAGCTGCAGCGATTATCGTTTATTTCTGGGGTGACGGAATTCTTTCGTGGTATATGAATTTTCTAGGATGA